The proteins below come from a single Panicum hallii strain FIL2 chromosome 7, PHallii_v3.1, whole genome shotgun sequence genomic window:
- the LOC112900668 gene encoding uncharacterized protein LOC112900668: MAGISREVAEHELRITSGSKPVHQRLRCFDDERCRAMGEEIAKLLAAVMGPGAGAGVVLISPEGNKLHYMIRLHFSALNNVIEYEGLINGLRIAIELGATRLYAYGDSKLVVDQVMKESNCESSLMNAYCQKARKLEDKFRGFELHQVPHSP, encoded by the exons ATGGCAGGCATCTCGAGGGAGGTCGCCGAGCATGAGCTCCGCATCACGTCAGGTTCCAAGCCCGTGCACCAACGCCTGCGCTGTTTCGATGATGAGAGGTGCAGGGCCATGGGCGAGGAGATTGCCAAGCTCCTGGCAGCTG TTATGGGACCCGGCGCAGGGGCCGGTGTGGTGCTGATCTCGCCCGAGGGGAATAAGCTCCACTACATGATCCGCCTCCACTTCTCAGCCTTGAACAATGTCATTGAATACGAGGGGCTCATCAATGGCCTCCGTATTGCCATTGAGCTCGGAGCAACCCGGCTCTACGCCTACGGTGACTCCAAGCTGGTGGTGGACCAAGTCATGAAGGAGTCCAACTGCGAAAGCTCCCTCATGAACGCATACTGCCAGAAGGCGCGCAAACTGGAGGACAAATTCCGAGGATTCGAGTTGCATCAGGTCCCGCACTCGCCATGA